In a single window of the Pocillopora verrucosa isolate sample1 chromosome 4, ASM3666991v2, whole genome shotgun sequence genome:
- the LOC136280479 gene encoding uncharacterized protein: MINDLEIEYPLWKYVDDTTASEMIPKESESHAQNIADCVIEWSRENRVHLNSDKCKELRISFSKRPGFFDPIVIEGKELEVVGSVKLLGLNIASDLTWNSHISEVIKKASKRLYFLVQLKRARVPLQDLVLFYTSCVRSVTEYAIPVFYNALPQYLKNELLRIEKRSISIITAGDCAVAQDLGIRPILEHYEFLCQKLFKGILDNPSHKLKALLPPIHKPSYNFKNKRQFNMPRLRTSRTMNTFIFAMARKFNG, encoded by the coding sequence ATGATAAATGACCTTGAAATCGAGTATCCACTATGGAAATACGTTGATGATACAACAGCCTCGGAGATGATACCAAAAGAGAGTGAAAGTCACGCCCAAAATATAGCAGATTGTGTTATTGAGTGGTCACGGGAAAATAGAGTTCACTTGAATTCTGATAAGTGCAAAGAGCTTCGGATCTCATTTTCTAAAAGGCCCGGGTTCTTTGATCCCATAGTAATTGAAGGCAAAGAGTTGGAGGTAGTTGGTAGCGTAAAGCTCCTGGGCCTTAATATAGCTAGCGATTTGACCTGGAACAGTCATATATCAGAAGTAATCAAAAAGGCCAGTAAGAGGTTGTATTTTTTAGTGCAACTAAAGAGAGCTAGGGTTCCCTTACAAGACCTAGTACTTTTCTACACATCATGTGTAAGATCTGTAACAGAGTACGCGATACCTGTCTTCTATAATGCGCTTCCGCAATATCTGAAGAATGAGCTTTTACGTATTGAGAAACGGTCAATTTCCATTATAACTGCGGGTGATTGCGCGGTTGCTCAAGATTTAGGAATACGACCCATCTTAGAACATTACGAATTTCTATGTCAGAAGCTTTTTAAAGGTATCTTAGACAACCCTAGCCACAAGTTAAAGGCGCTTCTTCCACCCATACATAAACCCAGctataacttcaaaaataagcgcCAATTTAATATGCCACGCCTTCGCACTTCTAGAACGATGAACACTTTTATATTTGCTATGGCAAGGAAGTTTAATGGCTAG
- the LOC131798827 gene encoding uncharacterized protein KIAA1958-like, translated as MQAALDRHLRSKNYPKSIVRDTEFLSSRKVLEGKARKLREQGMGKRPNKAKSLTKEEEEILWQNGQLGNQTPRSLINTMWWLLTMHFGLRGRQEHHDMMVEDFSIEKDYDGVEFITFSEGPTKTRQGGLRVKPRLATPKMFATGEKRCPVALFKQYLEKRPEEMKKTGPFYLAVIDKPQTSAVWYKKTPMGKNTINSIMKTIKEDSPLKDVCPEKKLTNHSARKTVVKKLKSSGIPKCEIKNITGHNSEQGLDDYDSGDENEQKIMSNIIDNAKPASTSRQVLHPLSSVQTQSRSASSHVYNFSHCNVTLNVAGNHSLQSSLSQSKRAYKRIMLQDSDSD; from the coding sequence ATGCAGGCGGCTTTAGATCGACATTTAAGAAGCAAAAATTATCCAAAGTCTATCGTGAGGGATACAGAGTTCCTGTCTTCGAGGAAAGTGTTGGAAGGGAAGGCGAGAAAGCTGCGCGAACAAGGGATGGGAAAACGACCCAACAAAGCAAAAAGCCTGACTAAGGAAGAAGAGGAGATACTATGGCAAAACGGCCAGTTAGGCAACCAAACCCCTCGCTCTTTGATAAACACAATGTGGTGGCTGCTAACAATGCATTTTGGTTTACGTGGTCGACAAGAGCACCACGACATGATGGTCGAAGATTTTTCCATCGAAAAGGATTATGATGGCGTCGAGTTCATCACTTTTTCCGAAGGGCCTACAAAGACTAGGCAAGGTGGTCTCCGAGTGAAACCTCGGCTAGCTACTCCCAAGATGTTCGCCACAGGCGAGAAGAGGTGCCCCGTTGCTCTGTTTAAACAATACCTGGAAAAACGTCcagaagaaatgaagaaaacaggGCCGTTTTACCTGGCTGTTATCGACAAGCCTCAAACCAGCGCCGTGTGGTACAAGAAAACACCGATGGGCAAGAATACAATCAATAGcataatgaaaacaataaaagaggACTCACCGTTAAAAGATGTCTGCCCCGAAAAGAAGCTAACCAACCACAGTGCAAGAAAGACCgttgtgaagaaattgaaaagctCCGGTATTCCAAAATGCGAGATCAAAAACATAACGGGTCACAACTCCGAGCAGGGCCTAGATGACTACGACTCCGGTGATGAAAACGAGCAGAAAATCATGTCCAACATCATCGACAATGCCAAGCCTGCTTCCACTTCAAGACAAGTTCTCCATCCATTGTCATCAGTTCAAACTCAGTCCAGGTCAGCTTCCAGCCATGTCTACAATTTCAGCCATTGCAATGTAACGCTCAACGTCGCAGGAAACCATTCTTTGCAATCCAGTCTTAGCCAGAGCAAGCGGGCTTACAAGAGAATCATGCTCCAGGATTCGGACTCAGATTAA